Proteins encoded together in one Oceanobacillus iheyensis HTE831 window:
- a CDS encoding BCCT family transporter, whose amino-acid sequence MNKHKFLNPVFFVSSIFILILVVIGAISPGRFEAVANKLFNFTTINFAWFYLLAVFVFILFLIWLAFGKYGKLKLGPADSKPEYSFFAWVGMLFSTGFGSSLVFWGVAEPMTHFFSTPFPGLEAQSEEAARVAMGYSFFNWGISQWAVFALVGLVIAYLQFRKDKNGLISTAIEPVVGKNRFTANTVNSLAVIATVMGVATSLGFGIMQMNGGLNSVFGLSNSIWVQIGIAVAMLLVYLISSATGLKKGMKWLSTLNLTLCLALLLFVFIMGPTVFILESFVLGIGDYITNFVQYSLRMTPYTGESWVTEWTVFYWAWAISWSPFVGAFVARVSRGRTIRQFIFGVTAVSPIIACLWIAVFGGTALFSDLNNGTMIAEAVDEDLAVALFETFGTLPLSTIMSLLAIFLIFTFLVTSADSATYILGSMTSKGSLNPALVTKIVWGLLITAIAIVLLLAGGLEALQTAALTSALPFTIIIIILMISFLKIIKKDRSSK is encoded by the coding sequence ATGAATAAACATAAGTTTTTAAACCCAGTATTTTTTGTTTCGTCTATATTCATATTAATACTAGTTGTCATAGGAGCTATAAGCCCTGGCAGATTTGAGGCAGTGGCTAATAAATTATTTAACTTTACTACTATTAATTTTGCATGGTTTTACCTACTTGCAGTTTTTGTATTCATCCTTTTTTTAATTTGGTTGGCTTTCGGTAAGTATGGCAAATTAAAACTTGGACCTGCTGATTCAAAACCCGAGTATTCTTTTTTTGCTTGGGTTGGAATGCTATTTTCAACAGGATTTGGTTCTAGCCTCGTTTTCTGGGGTGTTGCAGAGCCGATGACTCACTTTTTTAGTACGCCTTTTCCTGGGCTAGAAGCACAATCAGAAGAAGCTGCTCGTGTTGCTATGGGTTATTCTTTCTTTAACTGGGGAATTAGTCAGTGGGCGGTTTTTGCGTTAGTTGGTCTAGTGATAGCTTATCTTCAGTTCCGTAAAGATAAAAATGGTTTGATATCAACAGCAATAGAGCCGGTAGTTGGAAAAAACCGCTTCACTGCTAACACGGTAAATTCATTAGCTGTAATTGCGACTGTGATGGGAGTAGCTACTTCACTAGGATTTGGAATTATGCAAATGAATGGTGGGTTAAATTCGGTATTTGGACTTTCAAATTCAATATGGGTACAAATAGGAATCGCGGTTGCTATGTTGCTTGTTTACCTGATATCATCTGCAACAGGTTTGAAAAAAGGTATGAAATGGCTTAGTACTTTAAATTTAACTTTATGTTTAGCTCTGTTATTATTTGTATTTATTATGGGTCCAACTGTATTTATCTTAGAATCCTTTGTACTAGGGATTGGAGATTACATTACTAATTTTGTACAATATAGTTTGAGAATGACCCCATATACTGGAGAATCTTGGGTGACAGAATGGACGGTATTCTACTGGGCTTGGGCAATATCTTGGTCTCCATTTGTAGGGGCGTTTGTAGCTAGAGTATCGCGTGGTAGAACCATTCGTCAATTTATATTTGGTGTCACAGCAGTTTCACCCATAATTGCTTGTCTATGGATAGCTGTATTTGGCGGGACCGCATTATTTAGTGATTTAAATAATGGTACCATGATAGCAGAAGCAGTAGATGAGGATTTAGCAGTAGCCTTATTTGAGACATTTGGTACCTTACCATTAAGTACAATTATGTCTTTATTAGCTATTTTTCTTATATTTACTTTCCTAGTAACTTCAGCGGACTCGGCTACTTATATTTTGGGTAGTATGACTTCAAAAGGAAGTTTGAATCCAGCACTTGTTACAAAGATTGTGTGGGGACTGTTAATTACTGCTATTGCAATTGTTCTATTATTAGCTGGTGGCTTAGAAGCACTGCAAACGGCAGCGTTAACGTCAGCATTGCCATTTACAATAATAATAATTATTTTAATGATTTCCTTCCTAAAAATAATAAAAAAAGATAGAAGTTCTAAATAG
- a CDS encoding SH3 domain-containing protein, with protein sequence MDKKKMGISLLIITSIAFVLFVVLMQNQFNNPEFENHTHSTSVEAKQTDEHDNKSDENVDHNDEEDKEKEESNDESNNESEQAETVEEERIVNADLLNVRSGPSTDHQISGTLATGDIVNVYDDGNEWVEIEYEDVTGYVNRDFLDPIDN encoded by the coding sequence ATGGATAAAAAGAAAATGGGAATATCACTACTTATAATAACTAGTATTGCTTTTGTTTTATTTGTAGTATTGATGCAGAATCAATTTAATAATCCAGAATTTGAAAACCATACACACTCTACATCCGTTGAGGCAAAACAAACAGACGAGCATGATAATAAATCTGATGAAAATGTAGATCATAATGACGAAGAAGATAAAGAGAAAGAAGAATCTAACGATGAAAGCAATAATGAGTCAGAACAAGCAGAAACTGTAGAGGAAGAACGAATCGTTAATGCAGACTTATTAAATGTTCGAAGCGGTCCAAGTACCGACCATCAAATTTCTGGAACATTAGCTACTGGTGATATCGTAAACGTGTACGATGATGGTAACGAGTGGGTCGAAATTGAGTATGAAGATGTTACAGGGTATGTTAATCGCGATTTTCTAGATCCTATTGATAATTAA
- a CDS encoding VLRF1 family aeRF1-type release factor encodes MDIQKKIKELEYMQTEGSNKIFTMYLNTDLSDPDQQGGEWKIHLKNGMRNFEQYLEEGDNKEELENFREVKQKVEDYLKEYEKSLMRGLIVFATADETVWFAERVQMRLEDEFYWQETPELNQLKILGEKYPHTGIILVQQNYIKLLDTNLNMLKDTVGYELDVEEETWRTMQGPRQGNSTTGLGSGNLQKDHFEARYEANQQRWYKSIAGKLDKQAKDRNWKKIFIVGEAPASKELSSQMNKEVDDIILKNMLEHEESKVMEEVLA; translated from the coding sequence TTGGACATTCAAAAAAAGATTAAAGAACTTGAATATATGCAGACAGAAGGTAGTAACAAAATATTTACAATGTATTTAAATACGGATTTAAGTGATCCAGATCAGCAAGGCGGAGAATGGAAAATACATCTTAAAAATGGAATGAGAAATTTTGAGCAATATCTTGAAGAAGGAGATAACAAAGAAGAATTAGAGAACTTTCGAGAAGTAAAACAGAAAGTAGAAGATTATCTAAAAGAATATGAAAAGAGTTTAATGAGGGGACTTATTGTATTTGCTACAGCTGATGAAACAGTTTGGTTTGCTGAACGTGTGCAAATGCGATTAGAAGATGAATTTTATTGGCAAGAAACCCCTGAATTAAATCAATTAAAAATTCTAGGAGAGAAATACCCACATACAGGCATTATTTTAGTTCAGCAAAATTATATTAAACTACTAGACACGAACTTAAATATGCTTAAGGATACTGTGGGTTATGAATTAGATGTAGAAGAGGAAACCTGGAGAACGATGCAAGGACCGCGTCAAGGAAATTCAACTACAGGACTTGGATCAGGAAATTTACAAAAGGATCACTTTGAAGCAAGATACGAAGCTAACCAACAGCGTTGGTATAAAAGTATCGCAGGAAAGTTAGATAAACAAGCGAAAGATAGAAATTGGAAAAAAATATTTATAGTAGGGGAAGCACCTGCATCTAAAGAATTATCAAGTCAAATGAATAAAGAAGTTGACGATATTATTCTCAAAAATATGTTAGAACATGAAGAAAGTAAAGTAATGGAAGAGGTTTTAGCATAG
- the aceB gene encoding malate synthase A — protein MKDATILPDHKKAKYEDILNTEARKFLLRLHHHFNQRRKELLIERKEKQKRMSEGEKLHFLSLTRQVREADWEIDPVPTDLKDRRVEITGPVDRKMIINALNSGANTFMADFEDASSPTWENMMEGQRNLKDAIRKDIDFLDNKGKQYRLNDKTAVIIVRPRGWHLEEHHITVENEPMSASLVDFGLYFFHNAKELLQSGSGPYFYLPKIESYLEARLWNDVFTFAQNEIGIPQGTIKATVLIETITAAFEMDEILYELRHHSAGLNCGRWDYIFSFIKKNQHNPAMLLPDRSLVTMETHFMRSYSLLAIQTCHRRNAHAIGGMAAQIPVKNNEELNRQAFDKVKKDKEREVNDGHDGTWIAHPGMVQLVKDVFDQGMPAANQINRKREDIHVTADDLLKLPTGPITMEGLRTNIKVGIHYVAAWLAGRGAVPINNLMEDAATAEISRAQVWQWIQNKAMMDNEQQVTFEVVKDIVDEVLVQFEESLGIEGIEIEHVYEAATLFLSLIKQKDFEEFLTLPAYQQLNEGGTV, from the coding sequence ATGAAGGATGCCACTATACTTCCAGATCATAAAAAAGCAAAATACGAAGATATTCTTAACACTGAAGCAAGAAAGTTTTTGTTGCGATTGCACCACCATTTTAATCAAAGAAGAAAAGAACTACTTATTGAAAGAAAAGAAAAACAAAAAAGAATGTCTGAAGGAGAAAAGTTACATTTTCTTTCCTTAACCAGACAAGTACGAGAAGCAGATTGGGAAATTGATCCAGTACCAACAGATTTAAAGGATAGAAGAGTCGAAATCACCGGACCTGTGGATAGAAAAATGATCATTAATGCTTTGAATTCAGGTGCCAATACTTTTATGGCTGATTTCGAAGATGCTAGCTCTCCAACTTGGGAGAATATGATGGAAGGACAACGAAATTTAAAAGATGCAATTCGAAAAGACATTGATTTTTTGGATAACAAAGGAAAACAATATCGTTTGAATGATAAAACGGCTGTAATCATTGTTCGACCTCGAGGATGGCACTTAGAAGAGCACCACATTACAGTTGAAAATGAGCCTATGTCTGCTAGTTTAGTAGATTTTGGATTGTATTTTTTCCATAATGCAAAAGAGTTATTACAAAGCGGATCTGGACCATACTTTTATTTGCCAAAAATAGAAAGTTATTTAGAGGCACGTCTTTGGAATGATGTATTTACCTTTGCCCAAAATGAAATTGGCATTCCTCAGGGAACAATCAAAGCAACTGTACTCATTGAAACAATTACAGCTGCATTTGAAATGGATGAGATTTTATACGAGCTTCGTCATCATTCAGCAGGATTGAATTGCGGTAGATGGGATTATATTTTCAGTTTCATAAAAAAGAATCAACATAACCCTGCTATGTTATTACCTGATCGCTCTTTAGTAACGATGGAAACCCATTTTATGCGCTCCTACTCATTATTAGCAATTCAGACATGTCATCGAAGAAATGCACATGCTATTGGAGGGATGGCTGCTCAAATTCCCGTGAAAAACAATGAAGAATTAAATCGTCAAGCATTTGACAAAGTAAAAAAAGATAAAGAACGGGAAGTAAATGATGGACACGATGGAACGTGGATAGCACATCCAGGTATGGTTCAACTAGTAAAGGATGTTTTTGATCAAGGCATGCCTGCTGCTAACCAGATTAATAGAAAAAGGGAAGATATACACGTTACAGCAGATGATCTATTGAAGTTACCGACTGGGCCAATAACAATGGAAGGTTTGCGTACAAATATAAAAGTCGGAATTCACTATGTAGCAGCCTGGCTAGCAGGCAGAGGGGCAGTTCCAATTAATAATCTAATGGAAGATGCAGCAACAGCAGAAATCTCGAGAGCACAGGTATGGCAGTGGATTCAAAATAAAGCAATGATGGATAATGAACAGCAAGTCACTTTTGAGGTTGTTAAGGATATAGTAGATGAAGTTTTAGTTCAATTTGAAGAAAGCTTAGGTATTGAAGGGATAGAAATCGAACATGTATACGAAGCTGCTACGTTATTTCTATCTTTAATCAAGCAAAAAGACTTTGAAGAATTTTTAACTTTACCAGCTTATCAACAATTAAATGAGGGAGGAACTGTATAA
- a CDS encoding metal ABC transporter ATP-binding protein has protein sequence MKSPVVSMRNLNFRYDTRIVLDNINFEIPQGAFMGLVGPNGGGKTTLIRLILGLTKADNGTVEVFGQPIQKLKDKNKIGFVSQKANSFNKGFPATVFEVVLSGLTSQIGYFRFPSKKHKQKVYHAIAQVDMTEYAHENIGNLSGGQQQRIFIARALVSDPELLILDEPTVGIDYEHVRRFYELLHDLHQQHNKTLLLVTHDTGTMTEYATDIVCLNKTLHFHGNPEEYASLTEKDFSNFYGHPVNLVSHQHS, from the coding sequence ATGAAGTCCCCTGTCGTATCAATGCGTAACCTTAATTTCCGTTACGACACAAGAATCGTTTTAGACAATATAAATTTTGAAATCCCACAAGGTGCGTTTATGGGTTTAGTTGGACCAAATGGTGGAGGTAAAACTACTTTAATTCGACTAATATTGGGCCTTACCAAAGCTGATAATGGAACAGTTGAGGTCTTTGGACAACCGATTCAAAAATTGAAAGATAAGAATAAAATTGGATTTGTATCTCAAAAAGCAAACTCATTTAATAAGGGATTTCCAGCAACTGTTTTTGAAGTTGTATTATCAGGTCTTACGTCGCAGATTGGCTATTTTCGCTTTCCATCAAAAAAACATAAACAAAAAGTTTATCACGCAATAGCTCAAGTAGACATGACCGAATACGCCCATGAAAATATCGGTAATCTTTCCGGTGGCCAGCAACAAAGAATATTTATTGCTCGTGCACTTGTTAGTGATCCAGAGCTCCTTATTCTTGATGAGCCTACAGTAGGGATAGACTATGAGCATGTTCGTAGATTCTATGAATTATTGCATGATCTACATCAACAACACAATAAAACATTACTTTTGGTAACACATGATACAGGTACAATGACAGAATATGCTACCGATATAGTTTGTTTAAATAAAACATTACACTTCCATGGTAATCCGGAAGAATATGCTTCACTTACAGAAAAGGACTTCTCCAATTTTTATGGACATCCCGTTAATCTAGTAAGTCATCAGCATTCATAA
- a CDS encoding Fur family transcriptional regulator, with product MNLQEAMIVLKDKGYKATGKRKDILEFFEDVDGYRSAKDLITHLEKSFDSVSFDTIYRNLHLYHSLGILESTDLNGEKHFRMNCTHHHHHHFICNECGKTKEIEICPMDSAEKSLTNYVIEDHKFEIYGLCPLCKGA from the coding sequence ATGAATCTTCAAGAAGCAATGATCGTTTTAAAAGATAAAGGTTATAAAGCAACTGGTAAACGAAAAGACATCTTAGAGTTTTTTGAAGATGTTGATGGTTATCGTTCTGCAAAAGATCTCATAACTCATTTAGAAAAAAGTTTTGATAGTGTAAGTTTTGATACTATTTACCGCAATCTCCATTTATATCATTCTCTTGGTATATTGGAGTCAACAGACTTAAATGGTGAAAAACATTTCCGAATGAATTGTACGCATCACCACCACCATCATTTTATATGTAATGAATGTGGTAAAACAAAAGAGATTGAAATTTGCCCAATGGATTCCGCAGAAAAATCATTGACGAATTATGTCATTGAAGATCATAAATTTGAAATATATGGACTTTGCCCACTTTGTAAAGGTGCTTAA
- a CDS encoding metal ABC transporter permease → MLIDFLQYPFLRYTFLTGILIGLIAPLLGTFIVVRRLSLIADALSHVTLAGIAFGLMAEKKFGLMLSPIYSGMAFSVAGSVLIEKLRTVYKAYQEIAIPIILSAGVGLSVIFISIADGFNNDLFNYLFGSVSAVSQNDFTSILIISIIVVSIIILFYKELFSLSFDEEQSIISGLHAKWIHLLFIVLTALVIAASIRIVGVLLVSALMTLPVAASMRLAKGFKQMIMYSIIFGELSVILGIVSGYYLDIPPGGTIVMIAIIILLVAIGVKKLQSK, encoded by the coding sequence ATGCTAATCGATTTTTTACAATATCCTTTCTTAAGATATACATTTTTAACTGGTATTTTAATAGGTTTAATTGCTCCTTTACTTGGAACATTTATTGTAGTTCGTAGATTGTCCTTAATAGCCGATGCGTTATCTCATGTAACACTTGCAGGAATAGCCTTTGGTCTTATGGCGGAAAAAAAATTCGGATTAATGCTTTCTCCTATATATAGCGGGATGGCCTTTTCCGTAGCAGGTTCTGTATTAATTGAAAAACTTCGTACTGTTTATAAGGCATACCAAGAAATTGCTATTCCGATTATCTTGTCAGCGGGAGTTGGATTAAGTGTTATTTTTATATCCATAGCTGACGGGTTTAATAACGATCTGTTTAATTATTTATTTGGATCTGTATCTGCTGTTAGCCAAAATGATTTTACATCAATATTAATCATCTCGATTATTGTTGTATCTATCATAATATTATTTTACAAAGAATTGTTTTCATTATCTTTCGATGAAGAACAATCAATAATATCTGGACTGCACGCAAAATGGATTCATTTACTTTTTATTGTCTTAACAGCATTAGTTATTGCTGCATCCATTCGCATTGTTGGGGTTTTGCTCGTATCTGCTCTAATGACGTTACCAGTAGCTGCTAGCATGCGTTTAGCAAAAGGTTTTAAACAAATGATAATGTACTCAATTATTTTTGGCGAATTATCTGTTATACTTGGTATAGTTTCAGGATACTATTTAGATATCCCTCCAGGTGGTACAATAGTAATGATAGCTATTATTATATTATTAGTAGCTATCGGAGTTAAAAAGCTTCAATCTAAGTAA
- a CDS encoding hemolysin family protein, whose protein sequence is MDISTIINLTAVAILIALTAFFVMSEFAIVKIRSTQLEPHIEQGKKSAIYAKRVVTHLDEYLSACQLGITITALGIGRLAEPTFERMLHPVLEDFNLSSAVVTTASIAISFAVATFLHVVVGELAPKTLAIQKAERVTLFVARPLTWFYRLLFPFIWFLNGSARLLTKAVGLKPMSGHEETHTEEELRLILADSYKSGEINQSEMMYVNNIFDFDERVAREIMVPRTEMVYFSKEDSFEANLEIIREGQFTRYPVADEDKDNIIGLVNLKEVFTGQLDNDRPNSIEKFIRPIIHVSEATPIKQLLLKMQKERIHMAIVNDEYGGTAGLVTVEDILEEIVGDIRDEFDEDETPDFETVDENTFLVSGRLSLDEVNQRLSIYLEDDEVDTIGGWFFTHNLEADVGTVMEYEGHEFALIEKDGFQIKRVKITKIA, encoded by the coding sequence TTGGACATATCGACGATTATTAATTTAACTGCGGTGGCAATATTAATCGCATTAACCGCTTTTTTTGTAATGTCAGAATTTGCTATTGTAAAAATTCGAAGTACACAACTAGAACCACATATAGAACAAGGAAAGAAAAGTGCTATTTATGCAAAAAGGGTTGTAACACATTTAGATGAGTACTTATCTGCTTGTCAGTTGGGTATTACGATTACTGCCCTTGGTATTGGGCGTTTAGCAGAACCGACTTTTGAACGGATGCTACACCCAGTATTAGAAGATTTCAATTTAAGTAGTGCTGTTGTTACAACAGCTTCCATAGCAATTTCATTCGCTGTTGCAACGTTTCTACATGTGGTCGTTGGGGAACTCGCTCCGAAGACTTTAGCTATTCAAAAAGCAGAAAGAGTTACATTATTCGTTGCCAGACCATTAACTTGGTTTTATCGATTACTATTCCCTTTTATTTGGTTCTTAAATGGTTCAGCAAGATTGCTTACCAAAGCAGTAGGGCTTAAACCTATGAGTGGACATGAAGAAACCCATACGGAAGAGGAATTAAGACTTATTCTAGCAGACAGTTACAAAAGTGGTGAAATTAATCAATCAGAAATGATGTACGTGAATAACATTTTTGATTTTGATGAAAGAGTTGCAAGAGAAATAATGGTACCACGTACGGAAATGGTATATTTCTCAAAAGAAGACAGTTTCGAAGCAAATTTGGAAATTATTCGTGAAGGTCAATTTACGAGGTATCCTGTTGCTGATGAAGACAAGGATAATATTATTGGTTTGGTGAATCTAAAAGAAGTCTTTACTGGACAACTAGATAATGACAGACCAAATTCAATTGAAAAGTTTATTCGACCCATTATTCATGTTTCCGAAGCTACACCAATAAAACAACTGTTACTAAAAATGCAGAAAGAAAGAATTCATATGGCAATCGTTAACGATGAATATGGCGGTACTGCAGGGTTAGTAACAGTAGAAGATATCTTAGAGGAAATTGTTGGAGATATTCGTGATGAGTTTGATGAAGATGAAACACCGGATTTTGAAACGGTAGACGAAAATACATTTCTTGTTTCAGGTAGACTAAGTTTAGATGAAGTAAATCAAAGGTTAAGTATCTATTTAGAAGACGATGAAGTAGATACAATTGGTGGATGGTTCTTTACTCATAATTTAGAAGCAGATGTTGGAACTGTTATGGAATATGAAGGACATGAATTTGCACTTATTGAAAAAGATGGCTTCCAAATTAAACGAGTTAAAATAACTAAAATAGCTTAA
- the aceA gene encoding isocitrate lyase, producing MKNERVENLTKEWQDDIRWVGIERPYKAEDVIRLRGSIDITHTLATRGASKLWKLINEEDYVNALGALTGNQAVQQVKAGLKAIYLSGWQVAADANMAGEMYPDQSLYPANSVPQVVRRINQALQRSDQIHFSEGENDIDWFAPIVADAEAGFGGQLNVFELMKSMIEAGAAAVHFEDQLSSEKKCGHLGGKVLLPTQNAVRNLIAARFAADVMGTPTIIIARTDANAADMITSDVDEYDHLFITGERTVEGFYKTKAGIDQAIARGLAYAPYADLIWCETSEPNLEEARIFAEAIHEKFPNKLLAYNCSPSFNWKKKLSDQEIAEFQKELGKLGYKFQFVTLAGFHALNHSMFDLAKKYKSHGMAAYSELQQAEFSSEKDGYTATRHQREVGTGYFDEVAQVISGGKASTAALIGSTETEQFTSFYK from the coding sequence ATGAAAAATGAAAGAGTAGAGAATTTAACTAAAGAGTGGCAAGATGATATTCGTTGGGTGGGGATTGAACGTCCGTATAAAGCAGAAGATGTAATAAGACTCAGAGGTTCTATTGATATAACGCATACTTTAGCAACTCGAGGAGCCTCGAAATTATGGAAACTGATTAATGAAGAAGACTATGTAAATGCTTTAGGAGCACTGACCGGAAATCAAGCAGTTCAACAAGTGAAAGCGGGACTTAAAGCAATATATTTAAGCGGGTGGCAGGTTGCTGCTGATGCAAATATGGCAGGAGAAATGTATCCTGATCAAAGTCTATACCCTGCAAATAGTGTCCCTCAGGTGGTGAGAAGAATTAATCAAGCACTACAACGATCGGATCAGATTCATTTTTCAGAAGGGGAGAATGATATTGATTGGTTCGCTCCGATAGTTGCTGATGCAGAAGCTGGTTTTGGAGGTCAACTAAATGTATTCGAATTAATGAAATCAATGATTGAAGCGGGTGCTGCTGCTGTCCATTTTGAAGATCAATTATCATCTGAAAAGAAGTGCGGTCATCTAGGTGGTAAAGTGTTGCTGCCAACACAGAATGCAGTCCGAAATTTAATCGCAGCCCGATTTGCTGCAGATGTAATGGGTACCCCAACTATAATCATCGCACGCACAGATGCAAACGCAGCAGATATGATAACTAGTGATGTAGATGAATACGATCATTTATTTATCACTGGAGAAAGAACTGTAGAAGGGTTCTACAAAACAAAGGCAGGAATCGATCAGGCAATAGCTAGAGGGCTAGCATATGCACCTTATGCTGATTTAATTTGGTGCGAAACATCGGAGCCAAATTTGGAGGAAGCTAGAATATTTGCAGAAGCTATACATGAAAAGTTTCCAAATAAATTACTCGCATATAATTGTTCACCATCATTTAATTGGAAGAAAAAACTCTCAGATCAAGAAATAGCAGAGTTCCAAAAAGAGCTAGGTAAATTAGGTTATAAATTCCAATTTGTAACATTAGCGGGTTTTCATGCATTAAATCACAGTATGTTCGATTTAGCTAAAAAGTATAAAAGTCATGGTATGGCAGCTTATTCTGAATTACAGCAAGCAGAATTTTCAAGTGAAAAAGACGGATATACAGCAACTAGGCATCAGAGAGAAGTTGGTACAGGTTATTTTGACGAAGTTGCGCAAGTCATTTCTGGTGGCAAGGCTTCTACTGCGGCGTTAATAGGTTCCACTGAAACAGAACAATTTACAAGTTTTTACAAATAA
- a CDS encoding NlpC/P60 family protein, whose product MLKKVIFTLTTATVVGLSSTLFTGVAQAETVEDLESQQSQIQEERDAIKADLSDAESEIADVLIELEELNKEIERVDNALKENEEKMDETQDKIADREAEVEKLEEDIAELEEAIEKRYEILKERAISLQQSGGEITYLEVIFGAQDFGDFITRVQAVNKITDSDTSLIEQQEADKQEVETKQDEVVSKLDDLKDMEVEIKGMLATIEEQKSENDVKKDDLKEKENNLVAMKDELEVEDSRLATLEKDVERSLNTATSPAPNTAVASASVGSNSESDNNNVTRTSGSGGVSTAINAGFNHLGTPYVWGGKTPSGFDCSGFVSWAFAQGGISIPSSTSALASTGSKVSASNMQPGDIVFFDTYKTNGHVGIYLGGGEFIGAQNSTGLAVANMTSGYWADKFSGHVRSVR is encoded by the coding sequence ATGTTGAAAAAGGTAATATTTACATTAACTACAGCAACTGTAGTTGGGTTAAGCAGTACTTTATTCACAGGTGTCGCACAAGCAGAAACAGTTGAGGATTTAGAATCACAACAATCACAAATTCAAGAAGAAAGAGATGCTATTAAAGCAGATTTATCTGATGCTGAAAGTGAAATAGCAGATGTGCTTATTGAGTTAGAAGAACTTAATAAAGAGATCGAGCGTGTAGATAACGCGCTAAAAGAAAATGAAGAAAAAATGGATGAAACACAAGATAAGATTGCTGATCGAGAAGCTGAAGTTGAGAAACTAGAAGAAGATATTGCAGAGTTAGAAGAAGCAATTGAAAAGCGTTATGAAATTCTAAAAGAGCGAGCTATATCTTTACAGCAAAGTGGTGGGGAAATTACATACCTTGAAGTAATCTTTGGAGCTCAAGACTTTGGTGATTTCATTACACGTGTACAAGCTGTTAATAAAATTACTGATTCAGATACTTCTTTAATTGAACAACAAGAAGCAGATAAACAAGAAGTCGAAACAAAACAAGATGAAGTAGTTTCTAAACTTGATGATTTAAAAGATATGGAAGTAGAAATTAAAGGAATGCTTGCAACAATTGAGGAACAAAAATCAGAGAATGATGTGAAGAAAGACGACTTGAAAGAAAAAGAAAACAACCTAGTGGCAATGAAAGATGAATTAGAAGTAGAAGACTCTAGATTGGCTACTCTTGAAAAGGATGTTGAAAGAAGTTTAAATACTGCTACTTCTCCTGCGCCAAATACAGCAGTAGCAAGTGCTAGTGTTGGCTCGAATTCAGAATCAGATAACAATAATGTTACAAGAACTTCAGGATCTGGTGGAGTAAGTACAGCGATTAATGCTGGATTTAATCATTTAGGAACACCATATGTTTGGGGTGGGAAAACACCAAGCGGATTTGATTGTTCTGGATTTGTTTCTTGGGCATTCGCGCAAGGTGGAATTTCAATACCATCAAGCACCTCTGCTTTAGCAAGCACGGGATCGAAAGTATCTGCTAGCAATATGCAGCCTGGAGATATCGTATTCTTTGATACGTATAAAACAAATGGTCACGTAGGTATCTACCTAGGTGGAGGAGAATTTATTGGTGCACAAAATTCAACTGGACTTGCAGTAGCTAACATGACAAGTGGTTACTGGGCAGATAAATTTAGTGGACATGTACGTAGTGTGCGTTAA